One window from the genome of Schistocerca piceifrons isolate TAMUIC-IGC-003096 chromosome 1, iqSchPice1.1, whole genome shotgun sequence encodes:
- the LOC124800047 gene encoding putative nuclease HARBI1 — protein sequence MKPSSHGDEYVNRKGFPSINVQATCDNSEMFTSVDASWPGSVHDARIWRNSDVYRILRENQCNALILGDEGYGIAPWLMTPFQNPETPDERAYNRLHSKERVIIERCFGQVKRRFPILQNKIRLAQTKIPSVIVACFVLHNVAKHVGDEDFEAPSDDDNNLPVLGEEEAANVRVRGTNRRREIVNVIRQL from the coding sequence ATGAAACCTTCTTCACATGGAGACGAATACGTCAATCGAAAGGGCTTTCCTTCTATAAACGTGCAGGCGACGTGTGACAACAGTGAAATGTTTACGAGTGTTGATGCTTCATGGCCAGGGTCTGTACATGACGCTAGGATATGGAGAAACTCCGATGTCTATCGTATATTGCGTGAGAACCAGTGCAACGCCCTAATTTTAGGAGACGAAGGATATGGCATTGCACCGTGGTTAATGACACCCTTTCAAAATCCAGAAACACCTGATGAGAGGGCATACAACAGACTTCACTCTAAGGAAAGGGTGATAATCGAACGGTGCTTTGGACAAGTGAAAAGGCGTTTCCCAATTCTCCAAAATAAAATAAGGCTTGCCCAAACAAAAATCCCCAGTGTGATAGTAGCCTGTTTTGTTTTGCACAACGTAGCAAAACATGTAGGGGATGAGGATTTTGAGGCACCTAGTGATGACGACAACAATCTTCcagtactgggagaagaggaagcagcaaacgTACGTGTACGTGGAACAAATAGGAGACGGGAAATTGTGAATGTAATACGACAACTGTAA
- the LOC124799889 gene encoding uncharacterized protein LOC124799889 has protein sequence MDVQIMKKVHNMKSRIKAKTDVNKTGNIKISLKNWEQIFLKFLDGDDCNPTIHRVPGACAVGGGTTSIIPSPSNSEVADTDCMYEQESILQLPLILPADHMDLVGPEVVVPSQSPASGHESVLKRRRLSMETDETRNLSTPELQRLVLLYQLDILKRKRQKLMREEDKQ, from the exons ATGGACGTGCAGATAATGAAGAAGGTACACAATATGAAATCCCGTATCAAGGCGAAAACGGATGTGAATAAGACGGGAAACATCAAGATTTCACTGAAAAATTGGGAGcagatatttttaaagtttttggacGGAGATGACTGCAACCCAACTATCCACAGAGTTCCTG gaGCTTGTGCAGTAGGTGGTGGTACCACCTCCATCATCCCATCACCAAGCAATTCGGAGGTAGCTGACACAGACTGCATGTATGAACAGGAGTCAATTTTGCAGCTACCACTAATTCTTCCAGCCGACCATATGGACCTCGTGGGCCCCGAAGTCGTCGTACCTTCACAATCGCCTGCTTCGGGGCATGAGAGTGTGCTTAAACGTCGGCGATTAAGCATGGAAACGGATGAGACACGTAATTTGTCTACTCCAGAGCTGCAAAGGCTGGTCCTATTGTATCAATTGGACATACTCAAACGCAAGCGGCAGAAATTGATGCGCGAAGAAGACAAACAATGA